The Hydrotalea sp. genomic interval GGCAATTTTTAACATTAAATAATTTGTTTGGCAATCTTTTTATCACCGCGCCATGTTAATGGTGAAAATGGCGGTCGTGCGAAAACACCAGGGTGATGTTGTGTTGTTGGCACAGGGCGATGACATCTTTATCGCGCACCGACCCGCCGGGTTCGATAATCGCCTTGATGCCGCCCTTGATAAAAATTTCGACATTGTCGGTGAAGGGTAGGAAGCCGTCAGACGCGACAACCGGCGATGACATCTTGTCGGCCGATATTTTTTTTTGCAGGAGGTCGTGCACCGCCTTCTCGCTCGCCATGACACGGCTGGTCGCGCCGCCGCCCAGGCCGAGCGTCACCCCGCCGGCGACAATCGCGATGGCGTTTGACCGCATTTCCTTGGCCACCATCATCGCCACCATCAAATCTTGCCATTGTTGCAATGATGGCGCCGGCCCGGCCGCGACCGTGCATTGTTGGCGGTCGATGATTTTATCGTCGCTATCTTGGATGAGGATGCCGCCCATCACCGAGCGGTATAATTTTTCTCGCGGCGCGGTGCTTGGCCAAACATCGGGCGACAGCAAGCGTAAATCACGTCGCGCCGCCAATATTTTTTTTGCGCCGTCGGAAAAACTGGGCGCAATGATAATTTCAAAAAATACTTTTAAATCGATAATCGCCTGCGCCAAATTATCATCGACCGCGCGATTAACGCCGATGATGCCGCCGAAGGCCGATATCGGGTCGGCGGAAAAAGCCTTTTTAAAAGCCACCGCAACATCGCCCGCCACCGCCACGCCGCAGGGGTCGGTGTGTTTGATAATCACCGCCGCCGGTTGGTGCAATGGCGCCATGCTGGTTAAAATACGCAACGCCGCATCAAGGTCGAGATAATTGTTGTAGCTCAAATCCTTGCCCTGCCATTGCATCATGGCACCGAGGCCGAATTTTTTATCGGTCAGAAACGTCGCGGCCTGGTGCGGGTTTTCGCCATAGCGCAGGGCGATGGCATGGTTGGGTAATTGATGCTGTGCCGATTTCTGTTGCGCGGTTTTATCATCGCCGCCTTCGAACCAATCGGCAATCAAGGCGTCATAATCGGCCACATGGCGGAAGGCAATGCTTGCGAGTTTTTTGCGCGTCGCGAGCGATATTTGCCCGTTGTTTTTTTGCATCTCGGCGATAAGCAATTCATAATCGCGCGGGTTGGTTACGACAACAACCGATGAAAAATTTTTTGCGCCAGCGCGAATCAGGGCGACGCCGCCGATATCGATTTCCTCAATCATTTTTTGCGCCGGCATTTTTTTGGCCAAGGCATCGGCAAAGGGATAAAGATTTACCACCACCAAATCGAATTTTTTTATTTTATGTTGCGCCAGGTCACGCGCGTCGCTCGCCCCGTCATCATCATCAACGCCGCGCGCCAAAATACCGCCATGAATATTGGGGTGCAGGGTTTTGACACGGCCGCCCAAAATTTCGGGGAAGCCGGTTGCATCCTCGACCCGGGTGGTCGGGATATTTTCGCGTTGTAAAAAATCGGCGGTGCCGCCCGATGAAACAATCGCCACACCATGGTGATGCAGTGCCGCGGCCAAGGACGCCAAACCGGTTTTGTCACTCACCGAGATAAGCGCGCGCGTAATAGCGATAGAATCAGCCATGAAATTTTGATAGTATGATTCGCAAGAAAAAACAAAGCAAAAATAAAAAACCAAGGCGAGCCAACAAATGACCAACCGCGATAAAAAATTCCAAGCCAAGAAATTATTGGGTAAAAATATATTGTGGTTGGCGTCCAACCCGTCGATGGTGGTGCAATTTTATTTGCCGCACCTGCGCAACCTGGTGGCGGCCGGCGCGCGGGTATCGCTCGCCACCAATTTTAATGGCGCGGCCGATAAAAAAAAATTATTGGAAAAAATCGGCGTCGCATGTTTTTCCTTACCGGTGCAACGCGGCGGCAAAAATATCTTGGCCGAAATAAAAACCATTCTCGCCATCCATCGTTTTATCCGCCGCCAGCGACCCGACATGATAAATGCCCTGGCGTTAAAAATGGTTTTATACGGCGGGTTGGTGGCGCGCTGGCAGGGGGTAAGGTTTTTAGGAAGCCTCACCGGCCTCGGCTTTATCTTTATCAGCAACCAACCCTTTGCCCGCCTGGTGCGCTTGGGTTTACGATTCGTCTTGCCATTTATTTTTGCGCCGGCCGATAAAAAACTATTGGTGATGAACCATGATGATTTGTCCTTGATGCGTCAACGATTTTTTATCAAGCAAAAAAATATTGTGCTGATGCTGGGCGTCGGCGTCGATGATGATTATTTTCGGGGCAACGAAGATTTGCCCACCGGCAAAAAAAATAAAAAAACAATTATCACCATGGCGCGGTTATTGCGCGACAAGGGAATTGTCGAATTTTGTCAGGCCGCAAAATTGGTGCGGCAAGAATGGCGCGATGTCGATTTTTTAATTTACGGCGCGCGCGATGGCGAAAACCCAAGCGCGCTGTCGCTGGCCACCATCAGCGATTTAAAAAAATGCGGCGTGGTTTTTATGGGCTACACCGCCGACAGCCGCCGCGCCATCGCCCGTGCCGACGCGGTTGCATTGTTGTCATACCGCGAGGGCCTGCCCCAGGTGTTGCTCGAGGCCTCAGCGATGGGCAAATGCCTGCTCGCGCTGGACGCCCCCGGGTCGCGCGAGGTTTGCCGCAACGGCGTCAGCGGCTTGTTGGTGGCAAAAAATGACCCGGCGATGATTGCCACGGCGATGAAAAAAATCCTTGGCGATGCACCATTGCGCAATAAATTGGGACGCGGTGCGCGGCAACTGGTGCGCGACAAATTTTCGCTACGGATTATCGAACAACAAATGCTTGCCCTTTGGCAAGGTTTCTTCTAATAAAAAAACCATGAAGGAATTTATTGTAACTGCCCTGGACAAACCGAACGCCAGCGCGGTGCGGGCGGCGAATCGGGCGGCGCACCTTGCCCATATTGCGGTGGCAAAAAATTATGGGGTTGCGATAATCATCGCTGGTCCCTTGCTGGCCGATGACGGCGCGATGCTGGGCTCGCACCTGATTCTCGGCGCGGCCGATAAAAAAAATATCGATGATTTTTTGGCCGACGACCCCTATCGCAAGGCCGGGTTATTCGCCAGCGTCACCATCCATAATTTTAAAAAAGTCCTGCCGTAAAATTTTGATTCATCGACCGCCGCCAGCCGTTACATGAAATCTTGCGGGTCGATATCTAATTCGATGCGAATTTTTTTGTAATCTGCGATATTGCCGTCGCATTGCTTTAGCCATGATTTGCAAAATGCCAATAATTCCTTGTGGGTTTTTGCCATCAACAAAAATCGGTGGCGGTAAAGCCCGCGCACCCGCGCGACCGGTGCCGGTGCCGGGCCGTAGATTTTAAAACTTGCCGAGGCGTCGGGCAATAATGCGCCGGCCTGTTTTTTCATCTGCAACAAAACCTTGTACAAAAACGATTCATTTTTGTGAAGCGCGGTGACCAAGGCCAAACGACCAAACGGCGGCAGGTGATGTTTTTGCCGGTCGTCCATCAGCCCTTGCCAAAATTCTTCCTGTCGGCCGGCGACCAAATGTTGCAACAATGATTCCTGCGGTTGATAGGTTTGCAACAAGGCCTGCGCCGATGATGTTTTGTCATGGCGACCGGCGCGGCCGATAACCTGCTCCAACCCTTGCCATGCCCGCTCCATGGCGCGCGGGTCCTCGCCGACGAACAATTGGTCGGTGGCGATGACGCCGACCAACGACAGGTAGGGGAAGTCGTGCCCCTTCGCCAATAATTGCGTGCCGACCACGATGTCAATTTTGCGCGTCGTCATGTCGTTGATAAGTTGTTGCAGGTCGGATTCTTTTTTTATCGTGTCGCTGGTCGCCATGGCAATGGTGCTGTGCGGGAATTTTTTTTGCGCCTCGGCGACGACGCGCTCCGCCCCCGGGCCAAAGGCCACTAGGCTATTTTCGGCGTGACAAGCCGGGCAGGCCACCACCCCATTGTCATTGGCTAATTGTTGCTCGGCGATAAACCAATCGCATTGATGGCATTGATAACGTTGTTGCCGTGCGTGATGCGTCAGGTAAGCCGAACATTGCCGACAAGATAATTTTTCGCCACAGGCGGTGCAAAGCGTTATCGGCGCAAAACCCCGCCGATTGATAAAAAGCAAGGCTTGCTCGCCGCGCGCCAATGTTTCGGCGATGGCGGTTTGCAACGGCGCGGAAATAAATTCGCCCTTCGCTAAAACGTCTTTTCGCAAATCTATCAACCCTATTGCTGGAAATTTTTTTTCTAAAATGCGGTCATGGATAACCGTGCGCTGGTATTTTTGTTGCGCGGCGTGGTGGCGCGTTTCCAAACTGGGGGTGGCGGTGGAAAGAATAACCGGGCATTGTTCCAACTTGGCGCGCAATATCGCCATGTCGCGTGCGTGATACCGCACGCCCGATTGTTGTTTGTATGAAGCGTCATGTTCTTCATCGACCACTATCAACCCCAAATTATCGAGCGGCAACAAAAGGCTCGACCGCGCCCCGACCAACACCTGGCCGGCGCCACGCAACAATTGATAAAAATTATCGGTGCGGGTGCGCGGCGTCAAATGCGAATGCCATTCGAGCAAGGATATATCCTTGCCAAAAAATTCATAAAATTTTTCACGCCATTGGGTGGAAAGCGAAATTTCCGGCAACAGCACCAACACCCGTTTGCCGGCAGACAACACCGACCGCATCAATTCAAAATAAACCGCGGTCTTGCCCGAACCGGTTATGCCGTGAAGCAATTGCACCGAAAACCCACCGCCCCCCTCAATCGTCGTATTTTTTTTTAGGGAATCAATCGCCGCCAATTGATGTTGGTTTAATGCGAAATGTTTTTCCCCAAGATTCACATCGAGCTTACCATTGCCTTCATCATTATTTTTTTTAGGCGTTTGCTTGGCCATGGTTTTTATTAAAAATGTTTCGTCGAAAATTTTTTCAACCGGCAGGGCCATCTTAAGCACCGCCCCCAAGGGCGCGGCCAAATCGCCGCCGTAATAACGCGAAAGCTCAAGCAAAAATTGTCGATGCGCCGCCGTCAGCGGCGGGTAAAAAAATGGCGCGTCGTTAAAAAAAACTGATGGCGTTTTTAATTTTTCTAACTGCAGGGTTTTGCCATCGGCGAAGGCCGTGGTTTCTTCAGGAAAATAAACCGCCAGCAAATCGCGTTTGCCAAATGGCACGCGCATGATTTCACCGCCGTTCAAAACCTTGTCATCGGGCACCGCGTAATCGAACGCCATGTCGAGGCCAGTGGCAATTATCAGGGGAACGCGCTTCATCAACCAGCCATAGCACAACGCCATTTTTTATAAAAATATCAAATGGCTTTGGTTTTATCGCGCAACCAATTTTTGGCCAGCGGCGATAAATGCGGCGACAATTGGTCGTAAACTTTTTGGTGGTAATCATTAAATTGTTTTTTTTCCTCCACCGTCAACATCGCCAAATTGTTTTTGTGAAAAATCGGCGTGGTGTCTATCGGGCACAGGGTCAAGGTTTCAAACCCCAACACCGCGCCATCGTCACCATTTGCAACCGCAACGCATAATTCGACATTTTCGATGCGGATGCCATAGACGCCAACCCCATGTTGGCTGTGATAAAACCCGGGCTCGTTGCTGGTTATCATGCCATCGGCAAATGGTTCGTGACTGCGGCCGGAAATATATTGCGGCCCCTCATGCACCGGCAAAAAACTGCCGATGCCATGGCCGGTGCCGTGGTTGTAATCGCGCCCCGCCGCCCATAAAAATTGCCGCGCCAGGGGGTCCAGCTCGCCGCCCGAAATACCCAGCGGAAAACGCGCCCGCGCAATGGCGAGGTTACCCTTTAACACCCGCACGTAATGTTCGGCAAAATCGTCGCCCCATTTGTTATCGATGAGCGCACGCGGCGTCAAGCAAATGGTGCGGGTGATGTCGGTCGTGCCAAAAAAATAATGCGCCCCCGAATCCAGCAAAAAAATATCATCGACGCGCGCCACGCGGTTGGTTTTGGCCGTGGTTTGATAATGGGGCAAGGCGGCATTTTCGGATAGGGCCGGAATGGTTTCAAAACTTGGCGCGATGCAATTTTTATCCTGCCTGCGAAACCACCATAATTTTTCGGCCATGATTTTTTCATCGATTTTTTTATTGTGCAGGCCGCCAGATGCAATTTCCGATTCCAACCAATGGAGAAAATTCACCATGGCAATACCATCGGCGATATGCGCCGCGCGCGCGCCGGCAACCTCGGTTTTATTTTTTATTGCTTTTAACCGCGTAATTGGGTCGTCGGTAAAAACCAAATTATCGGTTTTTTCGCCACCGACCGATTGAACCACGGCGTGGGAACAATCTTGGTCATGCAAGCCAATTTTTTTATTTTTGTTTTCGTCGCGCCCGCGCCATTGTTTAAAAAAATCATTCATCTGGTTCATGGGGTAACAAGCGATAAGGTTTTTATCAAATCCTTGCGCCAACAATTCGTCGGGCAAAAACAACGTGCACCGCTGGTTGCTTTCGACAAAACCAAAACCAGTGACAATTGGGTTATAGGGAATAATATCACCGCGCAGGTTTAACAGCCACGACAAATTGGCATTGTCACCGATAAAAAATCCATCAAGGTTTTTTGCCGCAATTTTTTCCGCGACAATTTTTATTTTGTTGCCGCGCGATTCGCCGGCAAATTCCATATCATGGTCAAAAATCCTGGGCGTTGTTTTTTCGTCCATTTGGGTTTGCGGCAATGTCGCCAGCAACGACTTAACCAAATTTTGCGCAACCGGTTGCAGGGTGATGTTGCTATCAATTAGTTTTTTTTGCCAGTTGGTGATTTGCTGGTGTGAAAATTCCGCGCTGGGGAAGCCCAATCTGAGCGGCCGCGCCGAATTTTTTTTATGGTGGGCGATTAAAAAATCCATCGCGCCCGATAATTGTTGCGCCCGCAATTCCTTCGGGCCGATGACGCGCCATTGTTTATCAACCTCCGCCGCGGCCTGCACATCATATCGGCCATCGACCAATAAAAACGCCGCATCCATCAGCACCATCGCCAAACCGGTCGAGCCGGTAAACCCCGTCAGTGGGGTTAAAAAATTATCACTGGCGCGGCTATATTCGTTCAAAAAAATATCTGACCTATTTTGTAACCAGCCATCAAGTTTATGCTGTGGCAACAGGCGGCGTAATTTTTCTAACATCATCAATCTTTTAAAAAAAATTATAACAAAATAGTATAATGCCCCATTTTTCTATCGGGCTTGGCCACCGCCTTGCCATAGAGGTGTAAAAAATAATTTGGTTTTTTCGCCACCGCCTCGGCGTTTTTTATATCATCGCCCAAGATATTATACATTTCAATTTTTTGCGCGCCGACAAGCGGCAAGACAACCGGCAACCCCATGGCGATGCGCACCATTTGTAAAAATTGGCTGACGCTGGCGCCCTCTATCGTCCAATGGAACGAATTATGCGGTCGCGGTGCCATTTCGTTGGCGATGATATCGCCGCCGCCGGTGATAAAATATTCAACACACAGCAAGCCATAACAATTGATGTCTATAGCCATCTGCTTGGTGGCGGCTATCGCCTTTTCCTGAATCTCCATCGAAATACTTTCCGCCGGATAACTTGTGCGGTGCAAAATACCATGGCGATGTTCGTTTTGCACCATGGGGTATGCCACCACCCCGCCCGCAAAATCGCGCGCCACCAACACCGACCCCTCGGCAACGAAATTAATTTTTTGTTCCAACACAAAATTGGTTGGCTGTTGTTGGGTGATGATTAGAATATCGGCGACCGACGCCACCGGATATTGCCCCTTACCATCGTAACCCATGCGGTCGGTTTTTAAAATCGCGGGGAAATTTATATTGGCCTGCGCAATTTTTTTTTCAATCGTCGCCTGGTCATCGCCCGCCATAATCGCGGCGAAGGGCACGGGTTGCGTTGGCGTTTTCAAGAAAAAGTTTTTTTCGGCGAGGCGGCTTTGCGCGATTTCCAACAAATTGTCCGGCGCGATGATTGGTTTTTGCGCGGCAATTTTTTTGACCAGGGCAACCGGAATATTTTCCCATTCTATCATCACGCTGTCGACCGATGATAAAAATTCTTGCAATAAATTTTCGTCGTCAAAACCGCCGAGGATTTTTTTTGCCGCCAATTGCATTGCCGGCGCGTCATCGGCGGCATCCCACACGACAAACCTTGCGCCAAATGCCGCCCCCGCCATGATAAGCATCCGCCCCAATTGACCGCCGCCCAAAATGCCAATCGTTTGCGGCGAGGAAAAATGATGCGCCATGCTGGTCATTGTTTTTTGGGGTTCGCCTCATCCTCGCCCAACATCGGCGACCCGGGCAACATCGGCACGGCGGCGGTTTGCTTGGCGCGAAAATCCGCCAATTTTTTGGCCAAGGGTTCGTCGTGCAAGGCAAGGATAGAAATCGCCAGCAAGGCCGCATTGACCGCGCCGGCCTCGCCAATTGCCAAGGTGCCCACCGGCACGCCGCGCGGCATTTGCACAATCGATAATAAACTATCCAACCCCTGCAACGATTTGGTTGGTATCGGCACGCCCAGCACCGGCAGGGGACAAAAACTGGCCATCATGCCCGGCAAATGGGCGGCGCCACCCGCGCCGGCGATGATAACCTGAACACCATCGGCCAATGCGGCGGTGGCCACGTCGCGCAATCGTTCGGGGGTGCGGTGCGCCGACACAACCCGTGCCGTGGCGGCAACGCCAAATTCTTCTAATAATTTTAAGGCCGCGCTCATGATGGGAAAATCGCTGTCGCTTCCCATCACCACCAGCACATTTGGTTTGTTCGTCATGGTTTGCAATTTATAGGTTTTTCATCAAAAAAACTAGCGGCAATTATTTTCGCCCTTTGCGTAAAATCAATGCCACCACTAAACCCCAATGACATTTATTTTCGCCCTTTGCGTAAAATCAATGCCACCACCAAACCGTTGGCCGCCACCATGTAACCGGAAAAAATATATTTTTTGATATCGGGCGTGTGGCNNNNNNNNNNNNNNNNNNNNNNNNNNNNNNNNNNNNNNNNNNNNNNNNNNNNNNNNNNNNNNNNNNNNNNNNNNNNNNNNNNNNNNNNNNNNNNNNNNNNTTGGCCGCCACCATGTAACCGGAAAAAATATATTTTTTGATATCGGGCGTGTGGCCAAGCAATAAATTACCCAGGCTTAATAAGGCGAGGCCACGCGTCATCGACCAGGCGATGAGCGATTCCTGCGCCGGCTGGTGCCAGGTTTTATGCAATGTCGGGTAAAGAGCAAGGCTGTTGGCGAACAAAATCGTCACCAACCCCAGCGTCGGGTTGTCGGTGATAAGCCACAACAGAATCGACAACAACACAAAACCATAAATCACCAGCGTGTGGCCGATATGTTTGTCGCCGCGCCCATGTTTTAACGCCACCATCGCCACCACCAATTGCGCCACCGCCAAAATAAACGGATATAACAAAACATTGGCGTTCCATTGCCATTGGTTTTGATGCAATAATTGCAGGAAGGCTACGGTGCTCATCACCGTCAACAAAACCCACGTGGTGCGCGACAGGATGGTTTCTTTTTTATAAACGCTACGCAGGTAAAAAATATTGGCGATTATCAACACCGCCAACATCACAACATAAATCGCGGTCATGCCTTCCCCCCCCTCAACAATAGATGATTATGATTCCTTAGGTTACAGAATAACGATGGTCGCCCGCGCCAATGCCAGTATTTTTTACAAACCCTTGGTTATCGACCATTGATACAGCGCGACCGCCGTGGCGTTGCTGACATTTAAACTATCAACATTATTAACCGCGAATTCTTGTTTTTCTGACTTTTCGCCACCCGTTTCACTGCTGTCGGCACCCTCGGCCGTCGGGGCGTCGGTTGCGACATTATTTTCGACCATGTTATCATCCATCATCGCGCCGTCAATTTTAACCGAAAAATCGGTTTGCGAATTGACCAGGGGCGAAACGCCGCCGCCTTCCTGCCCCATGACAATCACCGATTTTTTATCAAAATTGGTTTTTTCCAATGGTTGCGTGCCATGTTGGTTGAGGCCGTAAACCCAAAAGCCATGTTTTTTGAAAAGCTTAATCGCCTCCGACAGGTTGCTGACCCGTATCAATGGTGTAACCTCGAGCGCGCCGCTGGCCGATTTGGCCATGACCGCCGATTCGGGCGCGGTGTGGCGTTCGGGCAATACCACGCCGTCGATGTTAAAATAACGCGCCGAGCGCAAAATCGCACCGATGTTATGCGGGTCTTGTAATTTATCCAAAATCAGGAAGCAACAGGGCGATTCTTTTTTATCGACCATGATGATGCTTTCCAAATGATGGCGCAAATCAACATGCGGCAAGGGCCTTGTTTCAAACACCACCCCTTGGTGCGGTGCGTCGTGCAACACATCGGCAAATTGGTGGTCGATGCCATGGCGATCCATCACATCAACCGCCAAGCCCATTTCGGCCAATAGTTTTTTTATCGTTTCATTTTTTTCTAATTTTTCTTTTGCCTCAACGGTCAGATGCAATTTAATTTTTTCGCGCGCCGGGTTCAGCAGGGCCGCCACCACGGCGTGAAAACCATAAAGGTAATAACCATCGTTCTTGGGCAGGCGTGACCGCTGGCCGCTACCACGGCGGTCGTCATATTGGTCGTCGCGCCTGTCGTTTGGCCTGTCCCTATCGAATGATTTCCTAAAACTCAGGCGACTATTGCCCCTATCGCCTCTATCGTCTGAAAAACCGCGTGAGGGGCCACGCGAAAAACCACGGCCTTCGCCTCGGTCGCCGCGACCCTCGCCCCTATCACCACGGTCTGAAAACCTTGGTGGCCGGCCACCATCTCTATTATCTCTATCAAAGCCACGGCCGCCATCCCGACCGCCACCGCCACCGAAACGACTGCCACCGCCGCCGAAACGACTGCCACCGCCGCCGAAACGACCGCCACCGCCGCCGAAACGACTGCCACCGCCGCCAAAGCGACTGCCGCCCTCGCGCCTTGGTGGCCGCGAATCCCCAGAATTCCTATCGTCAAAACGTCTTTCACCGCCGCCCTCACCGCCGCGTTGTTCACCATCGTCGCGGCGTGGGCGAAACCCGCCCCTATCGCCATCGGGCCGCGAACGAAAACCACCGCCATCGCCACCCCTTGAATCACCCCGTGAATCGCCTCTCGAGCCAAAACTTCTTTCACCATCACCGCGCGGTGCGCCATAGGATGGACGTGGCCGGTCGCCAAAACGCGATTCAGAACGACCCTCGGGGCGTCCCTCCGACCTATTACCAAAACGACGGGGACCGCTGTCAGAACGATTATTAAATCTTGCGCCGCTGTTACCGCGTGACGACTCTCTTGCCAATTTTCTACTCATGATTTATGGTCTATAACACATCAAAGGAAGCAAAGATAGGAAATAGCGACCTGCTAGCAAAATAAATAACATGCCGATTAAAATTCCCGACGACTTACCCGCCAGCACGCAACTTATCAACGAGGGCGTGGCCCTGATACTGGAAAAAAAAGCTATCCGCCAAGACATCCGGCCGATGCAGATAGCGCTCCTCAACCTGATGCCGACCAAGGAAGCGACCGAGGTGCAATTGGCGCGGTTATTGGGCGGCAGTCCGTTGCAAATCGAACTGACCTTGCTCACCACCGGTAGTTATACCGCAAAAAACGCGCCCGAGGGGCATTTGCAAAAATTTTACAGCACATTCGCCCAGGTTAAGGATAGAAAATTTGACGGGCTGATTATCACCGGTGCGCCGGTCGAGCGTATGGATTTTGCCGCGGTGGATTATTGGCAAGAACTAACCGACATCCTGGCCTGGACGCAAACCAATGTTCATTCGACCTTCACCATCTGTTGGGGGGCGCAGGCCGCGATATACCACCACCGCGGGGTTGGCAAACACGAATTGTCTGAGAAAGCATTCGGCCTTTATCGCCACCGCGTGTTGCAAAAAAACCACCCGCTGGTGCGCGGCTTTGACGATGAATTTGCCATTCCGGTGTCGCGTTACACCGCGGTCGACGCCATGCCCGATGACAAGGATTTATCGCTGTTGGTTGAATCGGTCGACGGCCAACCCTGCCTTATCAATGACCGGCAATATCGCACGACCTATATGTTTAATCACATCGAATATGATGTTGACACCCTGGGGTTGGAATATCGCCGCGACCAACAGGCCGGGTTGAACACCAACAAACCGAAAAATTATTTTCCGAACGATGACATTGCGCAAAACCCGAAAAGCCAATGGCGGTCGCATGCTTATTTATTATTTACCAATTGGATAAATTTGGTGTATCAATCAACCCCATTCGACATAAACAAAATTGGCAAACATTGGAAAAAAATAAAGGGTCGCTAGACATGCAAAAAAAAATATTATCAATCGGCAAATTTATCGGTGCGGTGGCGGTGGTGTTATCCTTAACCGCCTGCGCCAGCCGCGAAAATTTTGACAGCACCATGCTATCGTTGGTCGGCAAAAACCGCGCCGAGGTTTTTGCATTGCTCGGCGCGCCCAGCACCGATTACAATCTCAGCGGTTACAATTATTTGGTCTATCAACAGGCCGAGCTGGGCGTGGCCGGCGCACCGCCCATGATTACCGGTCAATCCAGCGGCGGCGCGTTCCACGAGGGGGCGGAGGGTCAAACCTATTATAAAAAATGGTGCCAAACAACCTTCATGTTGCAAAACGGCATTGTCAAATCTTACCAAGCAAAGGGCAATAATTGCCGGCGGTAATTTTTATCGGCGGGCTTTATCGCTTTACTTGGTCAAGGTGTGAAGCAAATCATCACCCGAAATGGTGCCGTAATTTTTATTTTTGTCCTTAACAATAAAAAATGATTTGTCCTTTTGCCACATGGCCAGCAATTCTTGATAGCTAGTGTTGGGGGCAACTTCCTTGCCGCCACCGCCATTGATGGTGGGGGAGAAACCAACCAAATCGCGCGCCTTCAACACCTTCATCGGGTTGACCTCGCTGACGAAATCCTTCACGTATTTGCTGTTGGGTTTTAACAAAATATCGCGCGGCGTGCCGACCTGGACCACTTCGCCATCCTTCATAATGACAATGCGGTCGGCGATGCGGGTTGCCTCATCCAAATCATGCGACACGAACACGATGGTTCGGCCCAATTTTTTGTTCAATTCCAACAATTCGCCCTGCAATTGGTAGCGAATAATCGGGTCAAGGGCGGAAAATGGTTCGTCCATCAACAATATCGGTGCCTCGGTTGCTAGGGCGCGCGCCAAGCCAACCCGTTGTTGCATGCCGCCCGACAGGCTCGACAACATGGCGTTTGCCCATTTGCCCAAACCGACGATGTCGAGCATGTCGCGTGCTTTTTGTAATCTTTTTTCTTTCTCAACCCCGGCCAATTCCAACCCAAAGGCCACATTGTTGGCGACGCTCCGCCATGCCAATAACCCATATTGTTGAAAAACCATCGCCACCGATTTTTGCCGGAAAGAACGCAATTCATCGGCGGTGCAACGGGCAAGGTCGAGGAAGCCCTCGTCATTGATACTGCGCCGCACCCGCACCGCGCCGGCGGTAATTTTATTCAAA includes:
- the priA gene encoding primosomal protein N', whose amino-acid sequence is MKRVPLIIATGLDMAFDYAVPDDKVLNGGEIMRVPFGKRDLLAVYFPEETTAFADGKTLQLEKLKTPSVFFNDAPFFYPPLTAAHRQFLLELSRYYGGDLAAPLGAVLKMALPVEKIFDETFLIKTMAKQTPKKNNDEGNGKLDVNLGEKHFALNQHQLAAIDSLKKNTTIEGGGGFSVQLLHGITGSGKTAVYFELMRSVLSAGKRVLVLLPEISLSTQWREKFYEFFGKDISLLEWHSHLTPRTRTDNFYQLLRGAGQVLVGARSSLLLPLDNLGLIVVDEEHDASYKQQSGVRYHARDMAILRAKLEQCPVILSTATPSLETRHHAAQQKYQRTVIHDRILEKKFPAIGLIDLRKDVLAKGEFISAPLQTAIAETLARGEQALLFINRRGFAPITLCTACGEKLSCRQCSAYLTHHARQQRYQCHQCDWFIAEQQLANDNGVVACPACHAENSLVAFGPGAERVVAEAQKKFPHSTIAMATSDTIKKESDLQQLINDMTTRKIDIVVGTQLLAKGHDFPYLSLVGVIATDQLFVGEDPRAMERAWQGLEQVIGRAGRHDKTSSAQALLQTYQPQESLLQHLVAGRQEEFWQGLMDDRQKHHLPPFGRLALVTALHKNESFLYKVLLQMKKQAGALLPDASASFKIYGPAPAPVARVRGLYRHRFLLMAKTHKELLAFCKSWLKQCDGNIADYKKIRIELDIDPQDFM
- the purH gene encoding bifunctional phosphoribosylaminoimidazolecarboxamide formyltransferase/IMP cyclohydrolase gives rise to the protein MADSIAITRALISVSDKTGLASLAAALHHHGVAIVSSGGTADFLQRENIPTTRVEDATGFPEILGGRVKTLHPNIHGGILARGVDDDDGASDARDLAQHKIKKFDLVVVNLYPFADALAKKMPAQKMIEEIDIGGVALIRAGAKNFSSVVVVTNPRDYELLIAEMQKNNGQISLATRKKLASIAFRHVADYDALIADWFEGGDDKTAQQKSAQHQLPNHAIALRYGENPHQAATFLTDKKFGLGAMMQWQGKDLSYNNYLDLDAALRILTSMAPLHQPAAVIIKHTDPCGVAVAGDVAVAFKKAFSADPISAFGGIIGVNRAVDDNLAQAIIDLKVFFEIIIAPSFSDGAKKILAARRDLRLLSPDVWPSTAPREKLYRSVMGGILIQDSDDKIIDRQQCTVAAGPAPSLQQWQDLMVAMMVAKEMRSNAIAIVAGGVTLGLGGGATSRVMASEKAVHDLLQKKISADKMSSPVVASDGFLPFTDNVEIFIKGGIKAIIEPGGSVRDKDVIALCQQHNITLVFSHDRHFHH
- a CDS encoding glycosyltransferase family 4 protein, whose product is MTNRDKKFQAKKLLGKNILWLASNPSMVVQFYLPHLRNLVAAGARVSLATNFNGAADKKKLLEKIGVACFSLPVQRGGKNILAEIKTILAIHRFIRRQRPDMINALALKMVLYGGLVARWQGVRFLGSLTGLGFIFISNQPFARLVRLGLRFVLPFIFAPADKKLLVMNHDDLSLMRQRFFIKQKNIVLMLGVGVDDDYFRGNEDLPTGKKNKKTIITMARLLRDKGIVEFCQAAKLVRQEWRDVDFLIYGARDGENPSALSLATISDLKKCGVVFMGYTADSRRAIARADAVALLSYREGLPQVLLEASAMGKCLLALDAPGSREVCRNGVSGLLVAKNDPAMIATAMKKILGDAPLRNKLGRGARQLVRDKFSLRIIEQQMLALWQGFF
- a CDS encoding YciI family protein, translated to MKEFIVTALDKPNASAVRAANRAAHLAHIAVAKNYGVAIIIAGPLLADDGAMLGSHLILGAADKKNIDDFLADDPYRKAGLFASVTIHNFKKVLP